Proteins co-encoded in one Eschrichtius robustus isolate mEscRob2 chromosome 8, mEscRob2.pri, whole genome shotgun sequence genomic window:
- the LEP gene encoding leptin isoform X1, whose amino-acid sequence MEPQRNRGIAAPAAARPQKHIPGRKMRCGPLCRFLWLWPYLSYIEAVPIRKVQDDTKTLIKTIVTRINDISHTQSVSSKQRVTGLDFIPGLLPVLSLSKMDQTLAIYQQILTSLPSRNVIQISNDLENLRDLLHLLASSKSCPLPQARALETLESLGGVLEASLYSTEVVALSRLQGSLQDMLRQLDLSPGC is encoded by the exons GCCCCAGAAGCACATCCCGGGAAGAAAAATGCGTTGTGGACCCCTGTGCCGATTCCTGTGGCTTTGGCCCTATCTGTCCTACATTGAAGCTGTGCCCATCCGAAAAGTCCAGGATGACACCAAAACCCTCATCAAGACGATTGTCACCAGGATCAATGACATATCACACACG CAGTCCGTCTCCTCCAAACAGAGGGTCACTGGTTTGGACTTCATCCCTGGGCTCCTCCCTGTCCTGAGTTTGTCCAAGATGGACCAGACATTGGCGATCTACCAACAGATCCTCACCAGTCTGCCTTCCAGAAATGTGATCCAAATATCTAATGACCTGGAGAACCTCCGGGACCTTCTCCACCTGCTGGCCTCCTCCAAGAGCTGCCCCTTGCCCCAGGCCAGAGCCCTGGAGACCTTGGAGAGCCTGGGCGGCGTCCTGGAAGCCTCCCTCTACTCCACGGAGGTGGTGGCCCTGAGCAGGCTGCAGGGGTCTCTGCAGGACATGCTGCGGCAGCTGGACCTCAGCCCTGGGTGCTGA
- the LEP gene encoding leptin isoform X2: MEPQRNRGIAAPAAARPQKHIPGRKMRCGPLCRFLWLWPYLSYIEAVPIRKVQDDTKTLIKTIVTRINDISHTSVSSKQRVTGLDFIPGLLPVLSLSKMDQTLAIYQQILTSLPSRNVIQISNDLENLRDLLHLLASSKSCPLPQARALETLESLGGVLEASLYSTEVVALSRLQGSLQDMLRQLDLSPGC; this comes from the exons GCCCCAGAAGCACATCCCGGGAAGAAAAATGCGTTGTGGACCCCTGTGCCGATTCCTGTGGCTTTGGCCCTATCTGTCCTACATTGAAGCTGTGCCCATCCGAAAAGTCCAGGATGACACCAAAACCCTCATCAAGACGATTGTCACCAGGATCAATGACATATCACACACG TCCGTCTCCTCCAAACAGAGGGTCACTGGTTTGGACTTCATCCCTGGGCTCCTCCCTGTCCTGAGTTTGTCCAAGATGGACCAGACATTGGCGATCTACCAACAGATCCTCACCAGTCTGCCTTCCAGAAATGTGATCCAAATATCTAATGACCTGGAGAACCTCCGGGACCTTCTCCACCTGCTGGCCTCCTCCAAGAGCTGCCCCTTGCCCCAGGCCAGAGCCCTGGAGACCTTGGAGAGCCTGGGCGGCGTCCTGGAAGCCTCCCTCTACTCCACGGAGGTGGTGGCCCTGAGCAGGCTGCAGGGGTCTCTGCAGGACATGCTGCGGCAGCTGGACCTCAGCCCTGGGTGCTGA
- the LEP gene encoding leptin isoform X3 — translation MRCGPLCRFLWLWPYLSYIEAVPIRKVQDDTKTLIKTIVTRINDISHTQSVSSKQRVTGLDFIPGLLPVLSLSKMDQTLAIYQQILTSLPSRNVIQISNDLENLRDLLHLLASSKSCPLPQARALETLESLGGVLEASLYSTEVVALSRLQGSLQDMLRQLDLSPGC, via the exons ATGCGTTGTGGACCCCTGTGCCGATTCCTGTGGCTTTGGCCCTATCTGTCCTACATTGAAGCTGTGCCCATCCGAAAAGTCCAGGATGACACCAAAACCCTCATCAAGACGATTGTCACCAGGATCAATGACATATCACACACG CAGTCCGTCTCCTCCAAACAGAGGGTCACTGGTTTGGACTTCATCCCTGGGCTCCTCCCTGTCCTGAGTTTGTCCAAGATGGACCAGACATTGGCGATCTACCAACAGATCCTCACCAGTCTGCCTTCCAGAAATGTGATCCAAATATCTAATGACCTGGAGAACCTCCGGGACCTTCTCCACCTGCTGGCCTCCTCCAAGAGCTGCCCCTTGCCCCAGGCCAGAGCCCTGGAGACCTTGGAGAGCCTGGGCGGCGTCCTGGAAGCCTCCCTCTACTCCACGGAGGTGGTGGCCCTGAGCAGGCTGCAGGGGTCTCTGCAGGACATGCTGCGGCAGCTGGACCTCAGCCCTGGGTGCTGA